From the genome of Chroococcidiopsis sp. SAG 2025:
CGCCTCATCCACGCGATGAAAATTTGCGACGGATTCGTAAAGTCGGGCGCAAGCGGTGGAAACAGGAGAGCGGTTATCATCGGCGTTCGTTGTCCGAAACCACGATGTTCCGGCTCAAATCTATCTTTGGCGGGCGTTTGCGGCGGCGAGGATTTGACAATCAAGCCGTGGAATTGTTCCTGCAATGTGCAGCGCTCAATCGCATGATTCAGCAATGCTCGCCAGATAGTTACAAAGTAGAAGGCTAATCACCACATGATTAAAGGTGAGGTGTGACTTTCTCTTATTCATGCAACAAAGTCGGATTTGAAACTCAAATCAGAGGAGCATTAATGGCATCTATCGCTTCAATCAACAGCCTTGCCGACTGCCGCGCATCGCACAAAGGGTTATGCCGTGGTAATTCATTCTCAAGTCGATTAAACTCCCCAATCGGATTTTCCCCTGCTGTTAGCAATACCGAAGCAACATCAATAAATGGATAGGGAGCATCGTGAGCGCGATCGCTGTATTCAGCCTCAGCCAAGCATTCCGAGACGAAGTTATATTCAACAGGATAAGGGCAATCGGCACACATTATCGCCCCCTGCTCCTTCCACTTCACCCAAGCCTTCCAGAAGCGATCGCGTAATTCGGGAAATCGATCGCAAGTAGAACCATTGAGGGCTGGTAAAACATTTTCGACTGTCCATTTTATGTCGTCGGAAAACGGGTCAAAATCTGCTGAATCTTTAGACCAATTGTGAAACTTCGCAAAACTGGAACAAGCTTCGTAACCACTTTCCAGTTCTCGTCCCGTTTCGTCCACGACAACGTAACCGTAGGCAAATACAATGCCGTGCAAGCCCAAAGACTCAACATCAAATACAAAATATTTTTGCATCTTCTTTTTCTTTTTATGAAATCGTGAGCGCGATCGCGCTTGCTGCTGTATGCTCGCGGTTGAGGGCTAAAGTAGCTACCCGGATCGTTGATGAAGGTTGCACCAGATTTAGAACGGCGGATCGTAATGTCGCAGTCTAGAAGTAGTAGTTTTTGTTTGCTGAGTTCGTCGGGTATCCACTGCCAAAAGTTTTCCGCTTCATATGGCGTACCATCGGGATACGTCCATCCTTGAGGCGGCACGTCCATAGGTGCGATTATTCCTTGGTAAGAATCAATCTCTAAAGTTGCATACGCACCTACAGTCCGAAGTACTTGCCAAACTGGAGGTAGGATGGGAGATCGATCTCCCATCCATCGAGTTGTTCTAGTGTTTCCCACGTTAGGTAAAATCGCCAGTTACCAACTGTCTTGGTTGAGTTGCCGTTTCCGATCTTAAAGAAACGATCGTTTTTTGGGAGCAGAGAAAGATATTCGGTGCATAACTGTCAAGCTTGAATCGGAAAATGTTTGAACTACCCGTGCCGATATTATACGCCAAGCAATAGGACTGCTAGGAGGCAACCCCCAGAAAACACCAGCCACGCCAAAAACAAACTCATCGCAATCTTAATATCGTTGGTTCCGTCCACATTACCCCTAACTGCAAGAGCTATAAAGATGCCAAAACAAATCAAAGCTGCAATAATAGAGAGATAAATTGCCAAAGATTGCATAATACTCATTATGTTTCTTCCGTGGGCGAGAGAAGAATTAGCCAAATCAATGCAAGTCCACCAAACGTTCCCGCTGCTGCAAACGCTACATTTTTATATGAAGCTAACGAGCCGAGTTTAGGAAAGCTGGGAATATCTACTTTCTCCATTCCAAATCTATCGTTGCGTGTCAAACTGTTGCGAACATTCTGTAAAACTATCTGCCGATCGGCAAGTGGTAGATCGCTTGCATTTACTTGTCTTAGCGTTTCCTGTACCCCCAGCAAATTTTGATACCATCTCGCCAGGGTAGGATTGGATTGGCGATCCCGAACGCTGTCTTTCAGGATGGAATGCGTCGAGATTTGCGATACCACGGCACTTAGGTCAGATTGAGCGAGTGCCGTGGTCGATGCATGGGCAGCGTTTTGCAGGTGTTCTTGAATGTCCGCTCGAAGAGCCTCGTCAGCGATTTTGTTGTCGATCCAAATGTAGAATAACGTACAAGTGGAGATGAAAAATCCTGCTACGAGCGTTAGTGAAACGAACAGGTGAAGCCCGCTGTGCGCTTTGTCTTTAGAACTTTGAGCGGGCGAGTCCGAGTTAGGATCGAGCATGGGAACTCCTACGTGTTTTAATCCCTCTTTAATCACTTCTGAGCGATAAGAAAATCAATCGAAAAATAGTTGAAGCGATCGCGTTGCAATAATTGAACCCTCTCCGACCTCAAAGTGCGGAGATTCACGCCACATCCACTTTTGACTTTTTGCCCGATGCGGCTATCTGGTCAACGATTAGTGGCTCGTTGGAGACTCGCTCTAAGGGTGAATCAGGCATCCTGCTTTCAGACGCGCCTACGGAAAGTGCGAGTTAAATGGCGTTGCCATGCCTCCAACAAGATAGGGCGGTAAACCGAACTAATAAGTCGTGAAAACCGGATAAATAGGTAGAGTCGAATGTTGAAAGAGTACGAGATTCAGTGCTACCGCTCGTGCGATGCCGTAGGCGGAATGCTAAGTCGCAACCATCGGGTCAATCTAACGATTGTTATGCAGTCGTCAGTTGTTGATAAAGCTGTTCGGCAGCTTGGACTACGGTGAGATTCGCATCAAATAGCTGCTGGCAATCCCATTGAACGCACCCCATCTAGAATCGCCAGATTTAGATGGGGATTCTTGCGCTAAGCAGCCGTCACAAGACTTCTTAACGTTCCCAGAGTTACTGGCGTTCTCAGTGTGTCGTGGGAACATTTGCCCTCGAACACTCTAGAAAAATGTTTGTCCCCGATAATTATGTTGTACCAGTACCTAGCTCCAATGTTGTAGCTAGCGTTGAGGTCGGCATTGTAATTTTTACCTGTAGTGAAGCGCAAAAGAGAATAATTCATCTGGCTACGCTTGACCTTGCCACTACCATCAAAAGCATAAGCACTGGTGTATTTTGGATTCACGGCTTGAACTACACCGCCTATTTCGTTCCATCTATCTGTAAGCAGTTCAACAATTTTTCGATGACACCACAAGTGGAATTTTTGTTTGAGTAAGCTACCCCTTCTACCAGCTTTTGCTTTCCAGCCAGACAGATTTTCTAATACAATTACCTTGACACTGTGCGTTTTAGCAAAGTCAATAATCTTTCTAGCAACAGTGCGGGCAATCTCCAGATTGATATTGGAGGACTTGCGGTAGATGCCTCGGCAAAAACCTCTTGGTAGCTTCTGGGTGGTGATACGTTGAGTCTGCTGGGACTTTTTAGCGATCATCATTCGGCGTTGGTTGCGACGGTCTATGTCTCTTGACGGGTTGATAAACTGCCTCGCCTTTACAGTACCGTCACGTCCAACTATTGAACAAGTTGCCGCATTGTTAATTCCGAGATCTACACTAGCTACATAGTCGCGTTCTTGTCGCTCTATCTTACCAATTGCAATCGGCATTGAGAGTTGACACCTATTGCGATTAACAACTAGTGTAGGTGATTGCATTTTGTTATTTACTGTTAAATGTCTCCTACCTCCATGACTTTTTACTTGAATTGAGTTAGTCCATACCCAATCAGAACCATTCCAGATTTTGAGATCTACCGTGCAGTAATTAGCTCCATATTTAACTTGTTGACCTTTGTAAAGTGTAGGGTAGGTATTGCACGTTGCACTCAAGCGCGGCGGTCTGGCATCCCGACGTTTTCGCTCTCCCGATTGCCACTGATAATAACGAGTCTGAAAACTGGAGACTATCCCAAGAGCATCAGCGATAGCAGCACGTCTCAAATAACTAGGAAATTTCCGAAAAGATGGGTATTTATTGATGACTTTTTGATAATATTTATGTTTTGGGTTGGGGTTAGTTGCCGTAGCGTGAATCATTTTCTCCACAACGTTCACCCGTTCCTTCGCTGGCAGCGAAGCTAAGTTTACCCATTGAGCATTGATAATTAAAACTAGCGGTTTGAGATACTGGCGATACTCGTCAATTGTCAAGAGTAGTTGATATTTTTGTGTAGGCGTGGCTAATAAACTCCAAACATCAGTTCTAATCAGATCTTGATTTAGCCTTTTCTTAGTCTTCTTTCTAGTTTTGTGTTTGCCCATTTACTCAAACTCGATAATTGACTAAGTTCATCACATTATACACCAAAATGCTTAAAATTTGCGTAGATTTAGGCATCTAAAATAGATAGAGGATTAGAGCTTTGTATTAGTTTCGCTTACCCTACCTGAATGAAAAATTACAGATAGGGACTGCGCTCAACATTTCTGTTCAAACAGGGAAAGATCTTGTGGCGTTCCGTCATCGTTCAAGCGTTGGCTCAAGGCGCAATCAACATCAGCACACCAGTCGTAGTACTCGGAATCGACATAGGATTGCAGCGCAGTTTCGAGTGCCGTAATGTAGGGAGAAATGTCAATCTGTTGCTTTGAGGCACGAACGAGATCTCGCGCTCTAGTTAATAACTCAGCCGAGTCAAGCAGTTCTTGGCTAATTAGAATTGGATTGTCGGGGGTGAAAATATCCATAAGCTTTGACGGAAGGGGCGATATTTTTTTCACTGAAAGCGGGTGCGTCAATCCCAAAGCTCAACTACAACGAACGAGTGGCTTTTTCCAGGTTTTTATCAGTTTTAGGTGAGCTACTATCAGGCGTTAAAAATTCTTTCAATCGAGCGGTTCGTCTAGCTGAATGCATCTATCTAAACTAGTTGAGGCACTTTTCAAATAGGAAATTGCTCGTTCAATTTGTGGCTGGTAGTCTAGTTTCTGTAGTTGGGCAATCGCCGATTGAATGCAATTGTAAGTATTGGGAAGGTGAAAAGACTCAAGCTCTCGTTTAGAGACAATATTTATCATTTTGGGGAAGTTTATCTACTAGTACAGTTAATTTTCAACTCAGACTTCTGCTAACTTCAATCCATCTCTCAATCTCGATAGCTGCCAATTTTGATAAGGAGTGAAGTCGAGCTGGTTCAGATTTTTGATGGGCAATCTTCTGCCTCTTGCGACTCCGAGATCGAAGGCAGCTAAGTCAGTGCTGCTAAATCTAAATTTAGGTGGATAAATTAGCAGCGAAACTAATTTGAAGAGCCAGATATGCCATCGCTTCGTACTTAAATCGTTGCCCATTGTAAAACCGATGACATAAGCTTCGTCAGTAGCAGCAAATCCCCGTCCTAAAAGGAGGTGCAAGTAATCGTGTTGTCGCAGATGAATATTCCCAGGGAGAGGCAAGGGACTGTCGGGGTTTTCTACAAGCCAAACGACAAAAGGGATCTCAGCGGGGCAATCTCCAACTATGAGGTTGTAGGCTTGTGCTAAAGTCATCTGGGCTAAACTTTGGGGCAAATCGCCATGAAGCGCGACCAATGGTTGTCGGTCGCTCGTTTGAGTTTGAATCATGAGCATTCAGCTTGGATTAAAGCAGCAAAGTCAGAACTAGAAAATTCTTTGCGTTCTGGTCAAACCAACTCTAAAATAATTGTAGGTACTTGCGGTTCTACAGGGTAGGGAAACTGCTGCCAACTGCACCCATAGCAAATTCTAGAGCAGGAATCAAGCGAAAACCAAAATATTTCATCTATGTTTCAAGTTGACTTTAAAAGTTAGCCGAGTGCTGGCGGCGCGAGTGCTTCGAGTGCAAAATTTCATACTCCACCGCAAAGTCGGTAATCAGCTTGGCGTTGCGTAATTCTTCGAGTTGGTAAGCTGAGTTATTGATGGCTTGAGCGATCGTTGCAGTGGCTGCATCCGAGCCGCGAAAACAGAATCTTAGAGTGATTTGGGCGCTCGGTTGCAACTGGGCGATTTGTTGACGCTGTTGCAACAACTCGATTTCTCGGCTCAATTCATCGAGAATTGGTAGTGCTGCTTCAACTGCTCTAGCTGCATCGGTCAACTTCAACTGGACGACAATCGTTCTGTGCGGGGGTGGAGTGCTGCGTCGCATGGATAGATCTCCCAAGGAGAAGCGCCACCGAGGATGGTGGTAGCGCGTGACTTGTCGGCGCTGTTTCACTTATTCGTTACTCCTAAGCGTTGTCGTAGTGCGAGCGCCCTTTTGGAGGGCTTGATGATTGCAGTGCGCTCGTTCGCCAAAAACGTTGTTGACGTAGCTGGCAATTTGTTGCAAGCACTCTTGCGGCTCGTCTTCAGATAGGCGATCGCATAGTAAAGTAAAAGCAGCTATTAGCCTTTTGGTTCGGTTGAGACGGTCTGACTTATCTCCGTGTTGCTGAGATAAAAAACGCGCGGACTCAAAAATGACATCGGTTTTGGTCAGCATGACTTTTCGATGAGATAGTATTGCAATTGAAACAGCCTGGATGTGTTTGCACCCAGGCTTTAGAGCCAAGAAATTATTGTTCTGTCGTTACTTTCGGCTAAGCAGCAAATGCACTCATCACCAATTGCCGCTGCTGTCGCCGTAACTCTTCTGCTGCGATGTATTTCTGTGCTATTCGTTCCCCTTCTTCGTAGCTGATTGCCTTTTCCATCAAGCAGCGCTCGCCAATCCAAACTTGATACAAGTCCCATCGAGGATCGTGAACTACCTGCCACTCGACTGCTTTGGGGACTGGGGCTGGTGGTTGGGAAGATGCTTTAATGCTGTTGTAGCCGTCCAGATATCCCTGAGAATAGGGACAGCTTGCTTCTTGACACATGGGTGGTATACGAGCCGCTGCGTCGTGTTTCCCGTGGGTGCTGCCGCTGTTATATTCAGCAATTGCCTCCCAGTCGGGTTGGGATTGATGAGTAACGGAGTCACTAGCTAATCCTGCTAGCTGTCGTGGTTCTATGTTTTCTGATGCGGCTGATTTTGGCTGTTGTGGCTCTACTATGGCTTGAGGCTCTACTACCCATTCTTCGGAGTACGAAGCAGCGGATACGGGTTTGACTAGTAGCCGGACTTGTCCATCGGCTAAAACTTCTCTTTCCACCACCTGCATAACTGGCGTGAAAGGGGCGCGGATTTCGTCTCCTACTTGGGCTTGTGCAGTTGGCTTGTCCCAGATTTGGGGAGTGC
Proteins encoded in this window:
- a CDS encoding transposase, encoding MGKHKTRKKTKKRLNQDLIRTDVWSLLATPTQKYQLLLTIDEYRQYLKPLVLIINAQWVNLASLPAKERVNVVEKMIHATATNPNPKHKYYQKVINKYPSFRKFPSYLRRAAIADALGIVSSFQTRYYQWQSGERKRRDARPPRLSATCNTYPTLYKGQQVKYGANYCTVDLKIWNGSDWVWTNSIQVKSHGGRRHLTVNNKMQSPTLVVNRNRCQLSMPIAIGKIERQERDYVASVDLGINNAATCSIVGRDGTVKARQFINPSRDIDRRNQRRMMIAKKSQQTQRITTQKLPRGFCRGIYRKSSNINLEIARTVARKIIDFAKTHSVKVIVLENLSGWKAKAGRRGSLLKQKFHLWCHRKIVELLTDRWNEIGGVVQAVNPKYTSAYAFDGSGKVKRSQMNYSLLRFTTGKNYNADLNASYNIGARYWYNIIIGDKHFSRVFEGKCSHDTLRTPVTLGTLRSLVTAA